Below is a genomic region from Terriglobales bacterium.
GGGCGGTGCCGACGCTGCGCACCGAGCGCGCACTGCCTTTGCGGACCATCGAGGGCGTGGTTCCCTCGGCCGCGGCCATGCCTCCGGGCTGTCCCTTCCAGCCGCGCTGCGAGTTGGCGCAGCCGCAGTGCAGCGACGGGCTGCCTCCTCTGCTGGAGGCCGGGCCCGGCCATGATGCTCGTTGCCCGGTGGTCATCGAACGCCAGTGACGGCCCGAAATGGTCCGGGTCGCTTAATCGGGCGACTTCGTCTATCATTCCGTGCTTCCCCCGAGTCTGAAAGGATACGGAGTGAGGCCGGCAGCTCGCGCATGCGCGTACTCCTGATCAGCGACATCCATTCGAACCTTGAAGGGCTGCAGGCGTGCCTGGCGGCGGCGCCCAGTTGCGACCTGGTGGTCAACCTGGGCGACATCGTCGGGTACGGCGCCAGTCCCAACGAGGTCACCGACGAGTCGCGCAAGCTGGGCGGGCTGTTCGTGCGCGGCAATCACGACAAGGCTTGCACCGGCATCATGGGCGTGGAGGCCTTCAACCCGGTCGCCGGCCTGGCTGCCTTGTGGACCAAGAAAGTCCTGACCCCGGAAAACCTGGAGTTCCTCAAAGACCTGCCCCACGGCCCCGTGCCGCTGGACGGCGTGGCCGATATCCAGCTGGTGCACGGCTCGCCCCTCGACGAGGACGAGTACATCATCGTGCTGCGCGACGCGGTCGAGCCGCTGATGCGCGCCACCGTCCCCCTGACCTTCTTCGGACACACCCACATCCAGTGCATGTTCTCAGTCAAAGCCGGCAGGCTGGAGATGATGCGTCCCATGTACCGCACCAAGGACGAAGTGGACGCTTATGAAGTGAAGCTGCAGAAGGGCGTGAAATACCTGGTGAACCCGGGTTCGGTGGGCCAGCCGCGCGACGGCGATCGCCGCGCCGGGTTCGCGGTCTTCGACACCGAGGATTACACCTTCACCTTCCGGCGCGTCCCCTACAACATCGAGGGGGCGCAGAAGCGCATCATGGAAGCCAAGCTGCCCGACCGCCTGGCCACCCGGCTGGCCGACGGCCGCTAGTCCGGACCCCCCGCTCTTACAAACCGCATTCCGCCCGAGGAAAGCTGTTCCCGGGCGGCCCTGTTGGCCAGCTTGTCGCAGCGGATGTTGTCGGCGTGGGTGGCGTGGCCGCGCACCCACTTCCAGGCGATCTCGTGGGCGCCGATCAGCGCGTCGAGCTGCTGCCAGAGTTCCTTATTGGCGATGGGGACGCGCCGCGAGCCTTCCTTGCGCGTCCAGTCGTGGGCTTTCCACCCTCGCAGCCACTGGGTGATGCCCTTCTGCACGTACTCGGAATCGGTGTTCAGGGTGACTGCGCACGGCTCCTGCAACGCGCTGAGCGCCTGAATGACCGCGGTCAGTTCCATGCGGTTGTTGGTGGTCTGCGGGTCGCAGCCGTACATTTCGGCGACCTGGCGGCCAAAGCGCAGCACGCAGGCCCAGCCCCCGGGCCCGGGATTGCCGATACAGGCGCCATCGGTCGTGATGGTCACGGCCTTCATCCGGCGATTACTTGCTGAGCTCTTTCTTGACCGTGTCGCTGACCAGCTTGCCGTCCACCCGCGCCCCGGCGAAACGGGCCATCACGTTCTTCATGACCGCGCCCATCTCCTTCATGGTCGGGGCGCCCATCTCGGCGATCACCGCCCGCACCGTGGAGACGATCTCCTCCTCGCCCGCGGCTTTTGGCAGATAGCCTTCGATGATGCGGATCTCGGCGCTCTCCTTGTCGGCCAGTTCCTGGCGCCCGCCCTTGGTGAACTGCTCGACCGAATCCTTGCGCTGCTTGATGAGCGTGTTGAGCACCGCCATGGCCTCGGTGTCGGTCAGGGGCTGGCGCTTCTCGATTTCCTTGTTCTTGAGCGCCGCCTTGACCATGCGCAGGGTGGAGAGCCGCAGCTCCTCCTTGGCCTTCATGGCAGCGACCATGTCCTTCTGGACCTGTTCCGGGATAGGCATGGCGGGAATTATAGATGGCAGGAGGCAGGAAGCAGGAGGCTGGGACCGGGGTGATTGCCTCCGCTGCACTCGCGGGGTATGATTCGCCCCAGTTCCCGGTCACTGCGCAGGATGGCGGCTAGCGACAGCGGGTCAGGAATAATCCCATGCTCCGTAAATCGCGTCTTTTTACTCCCGGCCCGACGCCCTTGCTGCCCGTCGCGGCCCAGGCCATGGCCTCGGCCGACATCCATCACCGGACAGCTGACTTCCGCGCCCTCTACCAGCGCGTGCTTTCCGACCTGCGGGTCTTTATCGGGACCGGCAATCCGGTCGTTCTGATGGCTTCCTCCGGCACCGGCGCCATGGAGGCGGCGGTCGCCAACCTGACCTCGCCCGGAGAAAAGGTGCTGGTGCTGACCGCGGGCAAGTTCGGAGAGCGCTGGCGCGCCCTGTGCAAGGCGTACGGATGCGACACGCAGCAGGTGACCGCCGAGTACGGCCAGGCCATCCCGCTGGAAGCGGTCCGCGGCAAGCTGACCCCGGAGATGCGCGTGGTGTTCGTGCAGGCGACGGAAAGCTCGACCGGCGCGCGCCATCCCATCGCGCAGATCGCCCGCCTGGCGCGCGAGAACGGGTCGCTGTTGGTGGTGGACGCCATCACCGGCCTGGGGACCACGGAATTGGACGTGGACGGCTGGGGCGTCGACGTCATCATCGGCGGCTCCCAGAAGGCGCTGATGATCCCTCCCGGGCTGGCCTATTGCGCGGTCAGCGAGCGCGCCTGGCAGGCCATGGAAAAGAGCAAGAACCCGCGCTTCTATTTCGACCTGCGCAAGGAGCGCGCTGCCGGGGAAAAGGGCGAGTCCGCCTTCACCCCCGCCATCGCCTTGGTGGCGGCGTTGGGGGCCGCGCTGGATTACATCCGGGCCGCGGGCAGCGGCGACCTGGCCGCCGGGCGTGATGCCCTGATCCACAACGCGGAAACCGCCGCCGGCATGACCCGCGCCGCCGCCCGCGCCCTGGGTCTGCAGCTCTTCGCGCCCGACGCTCCCTCCAATGCACTCACCGCCGTCGTCCCCCCGGCCAATGTCGATTCCGGGGTGATCGTGAAGGACTTCCGTGAGCGCTTCGGGGCCGTGGTGGCCAACGGACAGGGGGAGATGAAGGGCAAGATCTTCCGCATCGCCCATATCGGCTACTACGACTATCTCGACACCATGGGCATCATCGGGGCGCTGGAGCACGTGATCGCCAAAGTGACTTCGCCCAAGCACGTGGAGTTCGGCGCCGCGCTGCGGGCCGCGCAGGAGGTCTACATCCGCGCCGCCACCTCGGCACAGTCGCTGGTCGCCAGTCGCTAGAGTCCCAAATCAGGCTTGGCCAGCGACTAGCGACCAACGACTAGCGACC
It encodes:
- a CDS encoding metallophosphoesterase family protein, encoding MRVLLISDIHSNLEGLQACLAAAPSCDLVVNLGDIVGYGASPNEVTDESRKLGGLFVRGNHDKACTGIMGVEAFNPVAGLAALWTKKVLTPENLEFLKDLPHGPVPLDGVADIQLVHGSPLDEDEYIIVLRDAVEPLMRATVPLTFFGHTHIQCMFSVKAGRLEMMRPMYRTKDEVDAYEVKLQKGVKYLVNPGSVGQPRDGDRRAGFAVFDTEDYTFTFRRVPYNIEGAQKRIMEAKLPDRLATRLADGR
- the rnhA gene encoding ribonuclease HI — its product is MKAVTITTDGACIGNPGPGGWACVLRFGRQVAEMYGCDPQTTNNRMELTAVIQALSALQEPCAVTLNTDSEYVQKGITQWLRGWKAHDWTRKEGSRRVPIANKELWQQLDALIGAHEIAWKWVRGHATHADNIRCDKLANRAAREQLSSGGMRFVRAGGPD
- a CDS encoding GatB/YqeY domain-containing protein, producing MPIPEQVQKDMVAAMKAKEELRLSTLRMVKAALKNKEIEKRQPLTDTEAMAVLNTLIKQRKDSVEQFTKGGRQELADKESAEIRIIEGYLPKAAGEEEIVSTVRAVIAEMGAPTMKEMGAVMKNVMARFAGARVDGKLVSDTVKKELSK
- a CDS encoding alanine--glyoxylate aminotransferase family protein, with amino-acid sequence MLRKSRLFTPGPTPLLPVAAQAMASADIHHRTADFRALYQRVLSDLRVFIGTGNPVVLMASSGTGAMEAAVANLTSPGEKVLVLTAGKFGERWRALCKAYGCDTQQVTAEYGQAIPLEAVRGKLTPEMRVVFVQATESSTGARHPIAQIARLARENGSLLVVDAITGLGTTELDVDGWGVDVIIGGSQKALMIPPGLAYCAVSERAWQAMEKSKNPRFYFDLRKERAAGEKGESAFTPAIALVAALGAALDYIRAAGSGDLAAGRDALIHNAETAAGMTRAAARALGLQLFAPDAPSNALTAVVPPANVDSGVIVKDFRERFGAVVANGQGEMKGKIFRIAHIGYYDYLDTMGIIGALEHVIAKVTSPKHVEFGAALRAAQEVYIRAATSAQSLVASR